ATTGTCAGGTATTGCCTTTGCGGATCTTCTCATGTTCATGCAGCTGGGCTTTCAGACTGCGCTGTATGACAGTAATACGAGACTACATCGCAGTTTGCAAGCAGACATTGTTTTAACCAGTCCTCAAGCCCGTAACCTGCCAAGCTTGTCTACATTTTCCCGTCGACGACTTTACCAAGCAATGGATATACCAGGGGTGAAGTCGGCAGAACCTATGTATTTCAATAATACAATCTGGAGAAATCCTCAAACACATCGTGAGACGGGGGTGTTAGTTATCGGGTTTAATCCAGATAAGCCAGCCTTTGACTTACCGGATGTTAACCAGCAATTGCAGGCAATTAAGCTACCAGATACCGTTTTGTTCGACCGTGGTGCAAGAGGAGATTATCAAAAAGCGATCGCTCAAATTGACCAAGGTAAAACCCTAACTACCGAAATAGAACGGCGCACAATTACCATTAGTGGCTTATTTCAAGTCGGGGCTTCCTTTGGTTCTGATGGCAACCTGATTACTAGCGATCAGAACTTTTTGCGGCTATTTTCTGGGCGACAGTCAAGTAGTATCAGTCTAGGTTTGATTCAGGTAAAACCAGGCTATGACCCGAAAAAAGTGGCAGCAAGCTTGAAAGCCTACCTGAGAGATGATGTCAAAGTCTTAACCCACGCCGAATTTATTGAATTTGAGAACAACTTTTGGAGAACAAATTCCCCAATTGGCTTTATTTTCAGCCTGGGTGTATCAATGGGCTTTGTGGTCGGCGTGATTATCGTCTATCAAGTCCTTTCCACCGATGTTAATGCCCATGTTCGGGAATACGCCACCTTTAAAGCAATGGGATATCGCAATTATTACCTGTTGGGTGTGGTGCTTGAAGAATCGTTGATATTGGCAGCACTGGGCTTCTTTCCCGGATTGGGAGTGTCCTTAGCACTTTACCAACTGACTCGCAGTGCCACAAATTTACCCATGTACATGACTGCGATTCGGGCATTGCAGGTATTAGTGCTGACTATCATTATGTGTACAATTTCCGGTGCGATCGCCACCCGCAAACTTCAAGCCACCGATCCTGCTGATATGTTTTAAATTTGTCATTTGTCATCGGTCATTTGCAAAGGACAAAGGACAAATGACCAATGACGATCGTCACAAGTAATCGAGCTATTTATGACTAGTCAATCTGTCATCTCTATTAAAAATCTCGACCACCACTTTGGTCACAGTTCCCTCCGCAAGCAAGTTTTATCTAACATTAACTTAGAGATTAACGTCGGTGAAATTATTATTATGACCGGGCCCTCTGGTTCTGGAAAGACTACCTTGCTAACCTTAGTTGGTGGATTGCGTTCTGCTCAATCTGGTAGTTTGCACGTGTTGGGGCGAGAACTTTGTGGTGCTAGTGCTGAACAATTAGTACAAGCACGACGGCATAACGGTTATATTTTCCAAGCACATAACTTACACGGGAGTTTAACGGCACTCCAAAACGTCAAAATGGCTTTGGAATTGCACAAATATCTTGGGTTAAAAAATATGCTAGCTAGGTCAGCCCAGATGTTAGAGCAGGTAGGATTAGGAAATCATTTACATTACTATCCTGAAAAACTATCTGGAGGACAAAAGCAACGAGTAGCGATCGCTCGCGCCTTAGTCAGTCATCCTCAAATAATCCTAGCAGATGAACCCACTGCCGCCCTTGATAGTCAATCGGGTCGGGATGTAGTCAATCTTATGCAAAAACTGGCAAAAGAACAAAGCTGTACCATCTTGATGGTTACTCATGACAACCGCATCCTTGACATTGCCGATCGCATCGTTGACATGGAAGATGGTAAGCTCAAGTCAGAATTGACACTCTCAACCTAAAGTTAATCAGCTTTCATTCCTCAAGCTCAGAAATCGAAATCAGAAAATTTTAAGTAAAATTACTGTTGTCTTATACCTTATATCAACGCTAATAATATAGCGCTCATATTTGATTTTTGAAAAAACTTCGTACAACTCAAAAAGCCTTCTTGCCTCCTCCCTATTGCCTCTTGCCTTCCCACGCAAGTAACTTAAAAAATAAAAGCGGATTCCTATATCTGTTATTAGTGTATAAACGGTGATTAAGAATTAGATAAATTAAAAATTCTATAATTTCACACTATCTATATTTTACTAAAAATCATTGTAGGGTAGGCATCTTGCCTACCTGCTTTTGCAAATTAAATGCTCTATAACTTACAAAATCGAGCTTTGCCTAAATCTAATCTGGTTATTTGTAATACTTTGCCCTTGCTTTACATGGGTTACGCCATTTACTTACACTAATTTTAACTTCACAATATAGTACGAGTGTTCAGTTGAACAAGTGTCCAGTTGATTCCAAGATTTTCTTCAAGTATTATGTAATGGGTATAATTACAATGGGTTTCTTTTATTGCCTAATAAATGATACCCTGGCGAATCACTATAGAGTCTTTGCTTCAATCTAGTTAAATTTTAATATCATTACCAATGTTAATGTAATACATAGTAATACACAAAGTTAATACCAACTAACTAAATTACAGTCACAAATCATTCTCTCTTATTTCCTACCTGATGTAAGTCTGCTGTCCATAAGTCTCTGGAGGGTTTCAAAAACATCTACTTCAAAGAGGAAACACGAGTAAAAATAAGCTAGTCTATTTTCCAACACAAGCAAGGAATTTTTGTATCTCTATGATTATTGAGAATAGCGCTAGTAGTTCAAACAAGAAGTTGCTCGGTTTTGATGTCAAAAGTTTGGCAGCCAATCCCCTTGCAATAAATGTGTTAAAGGGAATATTTGCTGTTCTCCCTATTACCTTGGCATTGCCTGTAGATGCTTTACAAGTAAAGGTGACTCCAACTAGCCCTAAATTAGGGGATACACTCTCGGTAGAGATTAGTCTAGATAATCCTGAGAATGGTACAAATCCAACAGTAGCGACTGGTAAGAATACATACCCAGCTTTTCAAATTGCCCCTAATCAGTATCGGGCTTTTGTTCCCACAACTCCGCTAGAAAAAGCTGGAACTAGAACATTTAAGGTCGCAGGGGATGGTCAAGTACAAAACTTAGTTGTGAATGTGCTGAATCGCAAATTCCCCGTACAACGTATTACTTTGCCACCTGGCAAAGCTGGAGTGGATGCCACAGAATATGAACTTAAGCGTGTAGCGGCTTTCAAGGCACTACAAACACCAGAAAAGTATTG
The Nostoc punctiforme PCC 73102 genome window above contains:
- a CDS encoding DevA family ABC transporter ATP-binding protein, translating into MTSQSVISIKNLDHHFGHSSLRKQVLSNINLEINVGEIIIMTGPSGSGKTTLLTLVGGLRSAQSGSLHVLGRELCGASAEQLVQARRHNGYIFQAHNLHGSLTALQNVKMALELHKYLGLKNMLARSAQMLEQVGLGNHLHYYPEKLSGGQKQRVAIARALVSHPQIILADEPTAALDSQSGRDVVNLMQKLAKEQSCTILMVTHDNRILDIADRIVDMEDGKLKSELTLST
- the devC gene encoding ABC transporter permease DevC produces the protein MGLIKQLRRRTPLGWLQLNHEKSRLLVALSGIAFADLLMFMQLGFQTALYDSNTRLHRSLQADIVLTSPQARNLPSLSTFSRRRLYQAMDIPGVKSAEPMYFNNTIWRNPQTHRETGVLVIGFNPDKPAFDLPDVNQQLQAIKLPDTVLFDRGARGDYQKAIAQIDQGKTLTTEIERRTITISGLFQVGASFGSDGNLITSDQNFLRLFSGRQSSSISLGLIQVKPGYDPKKVAASLKAYLRDDVKVLTHAEFIEFENNFWRTNSPIGFIFSLGVSMGFVVGVIIVYQVLSTDVNAHVREYATFKAMGYRNYYLLGVVLEESLILAALGFFPGLGVSLALYQLTRSATNLPMYMTAIRALQVLVLTIIMCTISGAIATRKLQATDPADMF
- a CDS encoding M23 family metallopeptidase, which encodes MIIENSASSSNKKLLGFDVKSLAANPLAINVLKGIFAVLPITLALPVDALQVKVTPTSPKLGDTLSVEISLDNPENGTNPTVATGKNTYPAFQIAPNQYRAFVPTTPLEKAGTRTFKVAGDGQVQNLVVNVLNRKFPVQRITLPPGKAGVDATEYELKRVAAFKALQTPEKYWNGVFLKPNAGRMSTNYGVRRYYNGTFAKDYYHRGLDYAGAAGSPVIAPAPGRVALVGRVSQGFRIHGNVVGIDHGQGVTSIFMHLSRINVKEGDLVKAGQVIGAVGSTGAATGPHLHWGLYVNGQSVDPTPWRTKVVN